In one window of Buchnera aphidicola (Rhopalosiphum maidis) DNA:
- the tusD gene encoding sulfurtransferase complex subunit TusD has translation MNYTVLVTGSAYGTQNASTAFLFCQSLIKMSHTLNSVFFYCDGVLNANNLNKSAIDEFNLLAAWQKLNKKHKVKLYVCISAALRRGIVEDEKLSNIMIKKGNFASFFQSSGLVELANSIQISDRIIQF, from the coding sequence ATGAATTATACAGTGTTAGTTACAGGTTCTGCTTACGGAACACAAAATGCCAGTACAGCCTTCCTATTTTGCCAATCATTAATAAAGATGTCTCATACATTAAATAGTGTTTTCTTTTACTGTGATGGAGTTCTTAATGCTAATAATTTAAATAAATCAGCTATCGATGAATTTAATTTACTTGCAGCATGGCAAAAATTAAATAAAAAACATAAAGTAAAACTGTATGTTTGTATTAGTGCTGCTTTAAGACGAGGAATAGTAGAAGATGAAAAATTATCAAATATAATGATTAAAAAAGGTAATTTTGCTTCCTTTTTTCAATCTAGCGGATTAGTAGAATTAGCAAATTCTATACAAATTTCTGATCGTATAATACAATTTTAA
- the rpsL gene encoding 30S ribosomal protein S12, producing the protein MATVNQLVRKPRLRKIVKTNVPALEGCPQKRGVCTRVYTTTPKKPNSALRKVCRVRLTNGFEVTAYIGGEGHNLQEHSVILIRGGRVKDLPGVRYHIVRGSLDCAGVKERKKGRSKYGVKKAKV; encoded by the coding sequence ATGGCCACCGTTAATCAATTGGTCCGTAAACCTCGTTTACGTAAAATAGTTAAAACTAATGTTCCTGCTTTAGAAGGTTGTCCTCAAAAAAGGGGCGTTTGCACTCGAGTGTATACTACTACTCCTAAAAAACCTAATTCAGCATTACGAAAAGTTTGTCGTGTAAGGTTAACTAATGGTTTTGAAGTAACTGCTTATATTGGTGGAGAAGGGCATAATCTACAAGAACACTCTGTAATTTTAATACGTGGTGGTAGAGTAAAAGATTTACCAGGAGTTCGATATCACATTGTAAGAGGTTCTCTAGATTGTGCTGGTGTTAAAGAACGTAAAAAAGGACGTTCTAAATATGGTGTAAAAAAAGCAAAAGTTTAA
- the tusC gene encoding sulfurtransferase complex subunit TusC codes for MKKIAFVFSHAPHGTSFGREGLDAIFGVSLIIKKISLFFIGDGVLQILKSSKSENILSRNYTSSFPILSIYGIKNFYCCESSLVDRGLNFHNKFILKVNILSSHFFRLKLDDHDAIINF; via the coding sequence ATGAAAAAAATTGCCTTTGTTTTTTCTCATGCGCCACATGGGACTAGTTTTGGTAGAGAAGGATTAGATGCTATTTTTGGCGTTTCTTTGATTATAAAAAAAATAAGTTTATTTTTTATTGGAGATGGAGTGTTACAAATTTTAAAAAGTTCTAAATCGGAAAATATTTTATCACGTAATTATACATCTTCTTTTCCTATATTATCTATATACGGTATTAAAAATTTTTATTGTTGTGAATCTTCATTAGTTGATAGAGGATTAAATTTTCATAATAAATTTATATTAAAAGTAAATATACTAAGTTCACATTTTTTTCGTCTAAAGTTAGATGATCATGATGCAATCATTAACTTTTAA
- the tusB gene encoding sulfurtransferase complex subunit TusB has translation MLHTLMKSPFETNISPFSSMLKKTDDFLALQDGVLIALVDNIFLEDIVFSSANLYVMKEDVYARGIHKNISSNFILISYIHFVTLTLKNKKQMSW, from the coding sequence ATGCTACATACTTTAATGAAATCTCCTTTTGAAACTAATATTTCTCCTTTTTCAAGTATGTTAAAAAAAACAGACGATTTTTTAGCTTTACAAGATGGAGTGTTAATTGCATTAGTTGACAATATTTTTTTAGAAGACATCGTTTTTTCTTCAGCAAATTTATATGTTATGAAAGAAGATGTTTATGCTAGAGGAATTCATAAAAATATTTCTAGTAATTTTATTTTAATTAGTTATATTCACTTTGTTACTTTAACATTGAAAAATAAAAAACAAATGAGTTGGTAA
- the fkpA gene encoding FKBP-type peptidyl-prolyl cis-trans isomerase: protein MIFFLLKRILFLYLIFFIPKSFSENLPFSKIQSYSEKKEFFKNDNEKIGYSLGVSLGNYVNESFERQKKMGIKLDKYSILLGVQDAISGSLKLSHEEISIILQTLEENLKNAAKVQFEKSEKENLVQGKLYMKKFSEMKGVNKTPSGLLYIVENLGEGEEIKTKNTEFTVHYKGSLINGVEFDSSYKRGNPVTLTLKDVILGWQEGLKYIKKGGKIKLIIPPNLGYGSNRINGIPANSILIFDIELLDIKNI, encoded by the coding sequence ATGATTTTTTTTCTATTAAAAAGAATTTTATTCTTATATTTAATTTTTTTTATCCCAAAATCATTTTCAGAAAACCTACCTTTTTCTAAAATTCAATCTTATTCAGAAAAGAAAGAATTCTTTAAAAACGATAATGAAAAAATAGGATACTCTTTAGGAGTATCGTTAGGTAATTACGTAAACGAATCTTTTGAAAGACAAAAAAAAATGGGAATAAAATTAGACAAGTATAGTATTTTATTAGGAGTTCAAGATGCTATTTCAGGTAGTTTAAAACTATCACATGAAGAAATTTCTATAATTCTTCAAACATTAGAAGAAAATTTGAAAAATGCAGCAAAAGTTCAATTTGAAAAAAGTGAAAAAGAAAATTTAGTTCAAGGAAAATTATATATGAAAAAATTTTCTGAAATGAAAGGAGTAAATAAAACTCCTAGCGGTCTTTTGTATATTGTTGAAAATTTAGGTGAAGGTGAAGAAATAAAAACAAAAAATACAGAATTTACAGTTCATTACAAAGGATCTTTAATTAATGGTGTGGAATTTGATAGTTCTTATAAAAGAGGAAATCCTGTAACATTAACCTTAAAAGATGTTATATTAGGTTGGCAAGAAGGTTTAAAATATATTAAAAAAGGTGGTAAAATTAAATTAATCATACCTCCTAATTTAGGATATGGAAGTAATAGAATTAATGGAATACCAGCAAATTCTATCTTAATTTTTGATATAGAATTATTAGATATAAAAAATATTTAA
- the tsgA gene encoding MFS transporter TsgA — protein MKHINQIKLTWISFFSYAFTGALIVITGMIMGDIANYFRLSVSEMSNIFTFLNAGILISIFLNSWLIDIISIKKQLIFGFLFSIVAILGIVLSSNILLFSINIFILGLVSGITMSIGTFIITYLYSGEKRGSQLLLTDSFFSMSGMIFPIISAYLLEKKFLWYWIYVFIGIIYFFIFVLTIKSQFPILEKKTKNNDEIKQFNINIILLSISALLYILGQLSFISWVPQYATEVIKINIKKTGTLVSSFWMAYMIGMWCFSFMIKFFNLERIFIFLTGISSILMYCFIYSKSYLALKYTIITLGFFSSAIYTIIITIASLETKKPSAKLINLILFFGTIGTLLTFVITSPIVAKKGLYATLIFSNILYIIVFFLSCIIFNNKKNKYYL, from the coding sequence ATGAAACATATCAACCAAATAAAACTGACATGGATTAGTTTTTTTTCATACGCTTTTACAGGTGCGTTAATTGTTATTACTGGAATGATAATGGGGGATATTGCTAATTACTTTCGTTTGTCTGTATCAGAGATGAGTAATATTTTCACGTTTTTAAATGCAGGTATTTTAATATCAATTTTTCTAAATTCTTGGCTAATAGATATTATATCAATAAAAAAACAATTAATATTTGGTTTTTTATTTTCAATAGTAGCAATACTGGGCATAGTACTTTCAAGTAATATACTTCTATTTTCTATAAATATATTCATACTTGGTTTAGTTAGTGGAATAACTATGTCAATTGGTACTTTTATTATTACGTATTTATATTCAGGTGAAAAAAGAGGATCACAATTATTACTCACTGATTCTTTTTTTAGCATGTCTGGTATGATATTTCCGATTATTTCTGCATATTTATTAGAAAAAAAATTTTTATGGTATTGGATCTATGTATTTATAGGAATTATTTATTTCTTTATTTTTGTTTTAACAATAAAATCACAATTTCCAATTTTAGAAAAAAAAACAAAAAATAACGACGAAATTAAACAATTTAATATAAATATAATTTTATTATCTATTTCAGCTTTATTATATATCTTAGGACAATTGAGTTTTATTTCTTGGGTTCCCCAATATGCCACTGAAGTTATCAAAATTAATATAAAAAAAACTGGTACTTTAGTAAGTAGTTTTTGGATGGCATATATGATTGGTATGTGGTGTTTTAGTTTTATGATCAAATTTTTTAATTTAGAGCGCATATTTATTTTTTTAACAGGCATTTCTTCAATACTTATGTATTGTTTTATTTATAGCAAAAGTTATTTAGCACTAAAATATACTATTATTACTTTAGGTTTTTTTTCTAGTGCAATTTATACTATTATTATAACAATAGCATCGTTAGAAACTAAAAAACCATCTGCAAAATTAATTAATTTAATTTTATTTTTTGGAACTATTGGAACTCTGCTTACTTTTGTGATAACTAGCCCAATTGTCGCAAAAAAAGGATTATATGCAACGTTAATTTTTTCAAATATATTATATATAATAGTTTTTTTTCTATCTTGTATAATTTTTAATAACAAAAAAAATAAATACTATTTATAA
- the fusA gene encoding elongation factor G translates to MSRTTPISQYRNIGISAHIDAGKTTTTERILFYTGINHKIGEVHDGAATMDWMAQEQERGITITSAATTAFWSGMAKQFKPHRINIIDTPGHVDFTIEVERSMRVLDGAVMVYCAVGGVQPQSETVWRQANKYNVPRIAFINKMDRMGANFLRAVKQIKTRLGGNPVPLQLAIGSEENFKGVVDLIKMKAIKWNDVDQGITFFYDEIPSDMIELSEKWHQILIESAVESNEKLMEKYLSGLPLSETEIKSELRKRSLNNEITLITCGSAFKNKGVQALLDAIIEYLPAPNDIQDIKGVLNDKVNTSAVRSSNDKAPFSALAFKIASDPFVGNLTFFRVYSGIVKSGDTVFNSVKSQRERFGRIVQMHANKREEIKEVYAGDIAAAIGLKDVTTGDTLCDLNQPIILECMDFPEPVISISVEPKTKADQEKMGLALARLAKEDPSFRVRTDQESNQTIISGMGELHLEIIVDRMKREFSVDANVGKPQVAYRETILNKVTDIEGKHIKQSGGRGQYGHVVIELFPLDPGGKGYLFINDIKGGVIPSEYISAIDKGIQEQLKYGPLAGYPVVDIGVRLYFGSYHDVDSSELAFKLAASLAFKNGFKKAKPILLEPIMKVEVETPDDYMGDVIGDLNRRRGIIEGMKDLEMGKIINACVPLSEMFGYATDLRSQTQGRASYSMEFLKYVEAPSVVSDLIIKKREK, encoded by the coding sequence ATGTCTCGTACAACACCTATTTCTCAATATCGTAATATTGGTATAAGTGCCCATATAGATGCAGGGAAGACGACTACTACTGAAAGAATCTTGTTTTATACTGGTATTAATCATAAAATTGGTGAAGTTCATGATGGAGCTGCCACTATGGATTGGATGGCGCAAGAGCAAGAAAGAGGAATTACTATTACTTCTGCTGCTACTACTGCGTTTTGGAGTGGTATGGCCAAACAATTTAAACCTCATAGAATTAATATTATTGATACACCTGGACATGTGGATTTTACTATAGAAGTTGAACGTTCCATGCGAGTATTGGATGGAGCTGTTATGGTTTATTGTGCAGTTGGAGGTGTTCAACCTCAATCAGAAACAGTATGGAGACAAGCCAATAAATATAACGTTCCTCGTATAGCTTTCATAAATAAAATGGATCGTATGGGGGCAAATTTTTTAAGAGCAGTAAAACAAATTAAAACACGATTAGGGGGTAATCCTGTACCGCTTCAATTGGCTATTGGATCAGAAGAAAATTTTAAAGGAGTTGTAGATTTAATAAAAATGAAAGCAATTAAATGGAATGATGTTGATCAAGGAATAACTTTTTTTTATGATGAAATTCCGTCTGATATGATTGAATTATCTGAAAAATGGCATCAAATTTTAATTGAGTCCGCGGTTGAATCTAACGAAAAATTAATGGAAAAGTATTTAAGCGGACTTCCGTTATCTGAAACAGAAATAAAATCAGAATTACGAAAACGATCTTTAAATAATGAAATCACACTTATTACTTGTGGTTCTGCTTTTAAAAATAAAGGAGTACAAGCACTGCTAGATGCAATAATTGAATATTTGCCTGCTCCTAATGATATTCAAGATATTAAAGGTGTTTTAAACGACAAAGTTAATACTTCTGCTGTAAGATCTTCAAATGACAAAGCTCCATTTTCAGCATTAGCATTTAAAATTGCCAGTGATCCTTTTGTAGGGAATTTAACATTTTTTCGTGTATATTCAGGAATAGTAAAATCTGGAGATACTGTTTTTAATTCTGTTAAATCTCAACGTGAAAGATTTGGTAGAATTGTTCAAATGCATGCTAATAAAAGAGAAGAAATAAAAGAAGTCTATGCTGGTGATATAGCAGCTGCGATTGGTTTGAAAGATGTAACTACTGGTGATACCTTATGTGATCTAAATCAACCTATTATCCTAGAATGTATGGATTTTCCAGAACCAGTTATATCTATTTCTGTAGAACCTAAAACAAAAGCTGATCAAGAAAAAATGGGTTTAGCATTAGCTAGATTAGCAAAAGAAGATCCTTCTTTTAGAGTTCGAACAGATCAAGAATCGAATCAAACAATTATTTCTGGAATGGGAGAATTGCATTTAGAAATAATTGTTGACCGAATGAAACGAGAATTTAGCGTTGATGCTAATGTTGGAAAACCACAAGTCGCATATCGCGAAACCATTCTTAATAAAGTTACTGATATTGAAGGAAAACATATTAAGCAATCTGGTGGACGAGGTCAGTATGGTCATGTTGTAATAGAATTATTTCCTTTAGATCCAGGAGGTAAAGGATATTTGTTTATAAACGATATAAAAGGAGGAGTGATACCTAGTGAATATATTTCAGCAATTGATAAAGGCATTCAAGAACAATTAAAGTACGGACCTTTAGCGGGATATCCTGTTGTAGATATAGGAGTACGACTTTATTTTGGTTCATATCATGATGTTGATTCTTCAGAGTTAGCTTTTAAATTAGCAGCTTCTTTAGCTTTTAAAAATGGATTTAAAAAAGCAAAACCAATTTTACTAGAGCCTATTATGAAAGTAGAAGTAGAAACTCCAGATGATTATATGGGTGATGTAATTGGTGACTTAAATCGTCGGAGGGGAATTATTGAAGGAATGAAAGATTTAGAAATGGGTAAAATTATTAATGCGTGTGTTCCTTTATCTGAAATGTTTGGCTATGCTACTGATTTACGTTCTCAAACTCAGGGTAGGGCTTCCTATTCTATGGAATTTTTAAAATATGTAGAAGCACCGTCTGTTGTTTCTGATTTAATTATTAAGAAAAGAGAGAAATAG
- a CDS encoding aspartate aminotransferase family protein: MIEKIKLITRDSFNKLILPIYNPAFFIPVKGKGSRIWDQKGKEYIDFSGGIAVTSLGHCHPVLNKVLSQQSKKLWHISNIFTNEPALRLADKLISSSFASRVFFANSGAEANEAAFKLARYFSSKKYSLKKNKIISFYNSFHGRTFFTVSVGGQAKYSDFFGPKPPAIMHAKFNEIDSVRNIIDNNTCAVVMELIQGEGGIIPAEISFVREVRELCYKYNALLIFDEIQTGIGRTGKLYSYEHYEVQPDILTIAKSLGGGFPISAMLTTDKIASIIQPGIHGTTYGGNPLACSVAESVIDIINTKKILLGVEKKLKKIIFELNIINKRFNFFTEIRGKGLLIGIVLRSELSEKIYDILNSLFLEGVIVLTAGKNVIRLAPSLIISKGDIVEGMKRFYRALEKCL, encoded by the coding sequence ATGATAGAAAAAATAAAATTAATTACTCGAGATAGTTTTAATAAGTTAATTTTACCTATTTATAATCCAGCATTTTTTATTCCAGTTAAAGGTAAAGGCAGTCGTATTTGGGATCAAAAAGGAAAGGAATACATTGATTTTTCAGGTGGAATTGCGGTGACATCATTAGGTCATTGTCATCCTGTATTAAATAAAGTTTTAAGTCAACAAAGTAAAAAATTATGGCATATCAGTAACATTTTTACAAACGAACCAGCTTTACGTTTAGCTGACAAGTTAATTTCGTCAAGTTTTGCGTCTCGTGTTTTTTTCGCAAATTCAGGTGCCGAAGCAAATGAAGCAGCGTTTAAATTAGCTCGTTACTTTTCATCTAAAAAATACAGTTTAAAGAAAAATAAAATTATATCTTTTTATAATTCGTTTCATGGACGAACTTTTTTTACTGTTTCTGTAGGTGGACAAGCAAAATATTCTGATTTTTTTGGACCAAAACCTCCCGCTATCATGCATGCTAAATTTAATGAAATTGATTCTGTTAGAAACATTATTGATAATAACACCTGTGCTGTAGTAATGGAACTTATTCAGGGAGAAGGAGGAATTATACCAGCAGAGATTTCTTTTGTCAGAGAAGTTAGAGAGTTGTGTTACAAGTATAATGCACTTTTAATTTTTGACGAAATCCAAACTGGAATAGGTAGAACTGGTAAGCTATATTCATATGAACATTATGAAGTACAACCCGATATTTTAACTATTGCAAAGTCTTTAGGTGGTGGTTTTCCAATAAGTGCGATGTTAACAACGGATAAAATTGCATCTATAATCCAACCTGGAATTCATGGTACTACATATGGAGGCAACCCCCTTGCTTGTTCTGTTGCAGAATCTGTTATCGATATTATTAATACAAAAAAAATTTTATTAGGTGTAGAAAAAAAATTAAAAAAAATTATTTTTGAATTAAATATTATTAATAAACGTTTTAATTTCTTTACAGAAATAAGAGGAAAAGGTTTACTTATTGGTATTGTATTAAGATCAGAGCTTTCTGAAAAAATATATGACATTTTAAATTCTTTATTTTTAGAAGGTGTAATTGTTTTAACTGCAGGTAAAAATGTAATTCGATTAGCTCCTTCATTAATTATTAGTAAAGGTGATATTGTTGAAGGTATGAAGCGTTTTTATCGTGCTTTAGAAAAATGTTTATAG
- the rpsG gene encoding 30S ribosomal protein S7, translating into MPRRRIISTRKILPDPKFSSELLAKFINILMIDGKKSIAEIIVYTALKNLSKRTDKKELDAFEIALENVRPTVEVKSRRVGGSTYQVPVEVRPVRRNALAMRWIVDSARKRGDKSMALRLSNELYDAVENKGTAVKKREEVHRMAEANKAFAHYRW; encoded by the coding sequence ATGCCTCGTCGTCGTATTATTAGCACTCGTAAAATTTTACCAGATCCAAAATTTTCCTCAGAATTACTAGCTAAGTTTATTAATATTTTAATGATAGATGGAAAAAAATCTATTGCTGAAATAATTGTGTATACTGCATTAAAAAATTTATCTAAACGAACAGATAAAAAAGAATTAGATGCATTTGAAATTGCTTTAGAAAATGTACGTCCAACAGTAGAAGTGAAATCTCGTCGTGTTGGTGGTTCAACATATCAAGTTCCTGTTGAAGTTCGACCAGTTCGTCGTAATGCATTAGCAATGAGATGGATTGTAGATTCTGCTCGAAAAAGAGGAGATAAATCTATGGCGTTACGTTTATCTAATGAACTTTATGATGCTGTTGAAAATAAAGGAACAGCTGTTAAAAAAAGAGAAGAAGTCCATCGCATGGCTGAAGCAAATAAAGCTTTTGCTCATTATCGTTGGTGA